A genomic region of Vespa crabro chromosome 19, iyVesCrab1.2, whole genome shotgun sequence contains the following coding sequences:
- the LOC124430702 gene encoding uncharacterized protein LOC124430702 isoform X1, with the protein MNRKEEILSRNMLTAEQLIQNKGIKYQTWKEWEESKKVLPKFGQKQFEPNNSWLENIQIEKGIKNCRDLLNIERVERISQLAVAEWLPDRRKAQVIKKSGQDWGNFGIEINKTLLLFPEEALLLLEMNCLELIWNGVALSIQQAYEILIDDTECTLEEYRVYSQLTRYGYHIQRFYYEDSIKDVISDESVSLKKKAIMKPKRGLRIEGSEQRVDYDTSNQLKVFDNAKGELNMLKINSDVQIDESTKILSNTFEEDIQNILENIISTIECTNNSISLIPEYYNAKYKNNTTISYSANLRDNQSKLDSTHKETINKDGNSKNDCNSNIEIIFEETLSNKIKEPTTCSTKNSTTVPKWLDSRIQRNVKLLPKRSEISLAINNKSECANVDKNNSLKRKELLSCKNDLENKKSKLEVVELSDDEIQIVVPTLTRIEMLELLPNIASESVITQQISRNYIPHTIKLHKDIYQYETKRLRSLSEIDNKMRSKYSKQNLQEKPHSSSTSLQASNKIIQRNSFIPLHN; encoded by the exons atgaatagaaaagaggaaatattGTCCAGAAATATGTTGAC ggCAGAGCAACTTATTCAAAATAAAGGTATTAAATATCAAACTTGGAAAGAATGGGAAGAATCCAAAAAAGTATTACCCAAATTTGGACAAAAACAATTTGAACCTAATAACTCTTggttagaaaatattcaaattgagAAGGGTATTAAGAATTGTAGAGATTTGTTGAATATCGAAAGGGTAGAACGTATTTCTCAATTAGCAGTTGCAGAATGGTTACCTGATAGAAGAAAGGCacaagttattaaaaaatctgGTCAGGATTGGGGTAATTTTggtattgaaataaataaaacattactTTTGTTTCCTGAGGAGGCATTACTTCTTCTAGAAATG AACTGTTTGGAACTTATATGGAATGGTGTAGCATTATCTATTCAGCAAGCGTACGAAATTTTAATAGACGATACGGAATGTACTTTAGAAGAGTACAGAGTTTATAGTCAATTAACTCGCTATGGTTATCACATACAACGTTTTTATTACGAGGATTCAATAAAAGATGTAATATCTGATGAATccgtttctttaaaaaaaaaagctattaTGAAACCTAAGAGAGGTTTGCGTATTGAAGGCTCCGAGCAAAGAGTGGATTATGATACAAGCAATCAACTTAAAGTATTTGATAATGCCAAAGGAGAATTAAATATGCTAAAAATTAATAGTGACGTACAGATTGATGAATCTACAAAGATTTTAAGTAATACGTTCGAAGAAGATATACAAAACATTCTCGAAAACATTATAAGTACAATAGAATGTACAAATAATTCTATTTCCCTTATTCCCGAATATTATAAtgcaaaatacaaaaataatactacAATTTCTTATTCTGCAAATTTAAGAGATAATCAATCGAAATTAGATTCAACGCACaaagaaacaataaacaaaGATGGTAATAGCAAAAACGATTGCAATTCAAACATTGAGATTATTTTTGAGGAGACCTTATCTAACAAAATCAAAGAACCAACTACTTGCTCAACAAAGAATAGTACTACTGTACCAAAATGGCTAGATTCACGTATACAGCGTAATGTAAAATTACTCCCAAAGAGAAGTGAAATATCGTtggcaattaataataaatctgaATGTGCAAatgttgataaaaataattctcttaaGAGGAAAGAACTACTCTcttgtaaaaatgatttagaaaataagaaatcgaAATTAGAG gTAGTTGAACTTTCTGATGATGAAATTCAGATAGTTGTCCCTACTCTGACAAGAATAGAGATGCTTGAGTTACTACCAAATATTGCTTCTGAATCAGTTATTACACAACAGATTTCACGTAACTATATACCTCATACAATAAAGCttcataaagatatttatcaatatgaaacaaaaagattaAGAAGTTTATCAGAAATTGACAATAAAATGCGCTCGAAATATtctaaacaaaatttacaagaaaaaCCACATAGCTCTAGTACCAGTTTACAGgctagtaataaaattatacaaaggAACTCTTTTATTCCTCTACATAATTAA
- the LOC124430702 gene encoding uncharacterized protein LOC124430702 isoform X2, with translation MNRKEEILSRNMLTAEQLIQNKGIKYQTWKEWEESKKVLPKFGQKQFEPNNSWLENIQIEKGIKNCRDLLNIERVERISQLAVAEWLPDRRKAQVIKKSGQDWGNFGIEINKTLLLFPEEALLLLEMNCLELIWNGVALSIQQAYEILIDDTECTLEEYRVYSQLTRYGYHIQRFYYEDSIKDVISDESVSLKKKAIMKPKRGLRIEGSEQRVDYDTSNQLKVFDNAKGELNMLKINSDVQIDESTKILSNTFEEDIQNILENIISTIECTNNSISLIPEYYNAKYKNNTTISYSANLRDNQSKLDSTHKETINKDGNSKNDCNSNIEIIFEETLSNKIKEPTTCSTKNSTTVPKWLDSRIQRNVKLLPKRSEISLAINNKSECANVDKNNSLKRKELLSCKNDLENKKSKLEVVELSDDEIQIVVPTLTRIEMLELLPNIASESVITQQISLTQ, from the exons atgaatagaaaagaggaaatattGTCCAGAAATATGTTGAC ggCAGAGCAACTTATTCAAAATAAAGGTATTAAATATCAAACTTGGAAAGAATGGGAAGAATCCAAAAAAGTATTACCCAAATTTGGACAAAAACAATTTGAACCTAATAACTCTTggttagaaaatattcaaattgagAAGGGTATTAAGAATTGTAGAGATTTGTTGAATATCGAAAGGGTAGAACGTATTTCTCAATTAGCAGTTGCAGAATGGTTACCTGATAGAAGAAAGGCacaagttattaaaaaatctgGTCAGGATTGGGGTAATTTTggtattgaaataaataaaacattactTTTGTTTCCTGAGGAGGCATTACTTCTTCTAGAAATG AACTGTTTGGAACTTATATGGAATGGTGTAGCATTATCTATTCAGCAAGCGTACGAAATTTTAATAGACGATACGGAATGTACTTTAGAAGAGTACAGAGTTTATAGTCAATTAACTCGCTATGGTTATCACATACAACGTTTTTATTACGAGGATTCAATAAAAGATGTAATATCTGATGAATccgtttctttaaaaaaaaaagctattaTGAAACCTAAGAGAGGTTTGCGTATTGAAGGCTCCGAGCAAAGAGTGGATTATGATACAAGCAATCAACTTAAAGTATTTGATAATGCCAAAGGAGAATTAAATATGCTAAAAATTAATAGTGACGTACAGATTGATGAATCTACAAAGATTTTAAGTAATACGTTCGAAGAAGATATACAAAACATTCTCGAAAACATTATAAGTACAATAGAATGTACAAATAATTCTATTTCCCTTATTCCCGAATATTATAAtgcaaaatacaaaaataatactacAATTTCTTATTCTGCAAATTTAAGAGATAATCAATCGAAATTAGATTCAACGCACaaagaaacaataaacaaaGATGGTAATAGCAAAAACGATTGCAATTCAAACATTGAGATTATTTTTGAGGAGACCTTATCTAACAAAATCAAAGAACCAACTACTTGCTCAACAAAGAATAGTACTACTGTACCAAAATGGCTAGATTCACGTATACAGCGTAATGTAAAATTACTCCCAAAGAGAAGTGAAATATCGTtggcaattaataataaatctgaATGTGCAAatgttgataaaaataattctcttaaGAGGAAAGAACTACTCTcttgtaaaaatgatttagaaaataagaaatcgaAATTAGAG gTAGTTGAACTTTCTGATGATGAAATTCAGATAGTTGTCCCTACTCTGACAAGAATAGAGATGCTTGAGTTACTACCAAATATTGCTTCTGAATCAGTTATTACACAACAGATTTCAC TTACCCAATAA
- the LOC124430699 gene encoding ribonuclease Z, mitochondrial, with translation MIFLKKITKDVITKYLSRFYNTQGRNKKKINTINRGMSSINSSANVRLQVLGAGSGPGCTSLILITDHKRYLFNCGEGVQRLFAEYKIKLSKIEHIFITSAIWKNMGGLPGVVLTVAHLNEETLCHNFFKVTSPVGTKRMLQILKESNIVKNLTVIVDELTKDDAIKEYNDNLMTVSCVLIYPNVDNKYEHISETITDNDTDDTDTSHINKKRKNNESRSEKRIRSSEKDIVPVLSYICKLNDKLGSLCIDKCLAKGLKPGPILGLLKNGKDVTLDDGTVVKHEEVCLPKQKGPVFLVVECPSEEYLESFVNQTAFEKYQEQASNDDKPYCIIHFTPQKIIDNTKYKEWMNKFDSNTYHLIINENNTCLGSQAVFKQQYMLNALHPKIFPSLQSNCFQNKLNVECQNANTEKENTPGIYYAKSLQTIELRPTQKFDSNSKILIDQEAYINELNEIKDFPKILAELHSNIDKQTKTVLAVEEYPKFVMLGTGSSIPSKVRNTSAILVRTDEDTSILLDCSEGTLSQMGRVYGTTKLNDILASIKAVYISHMHADHHLGLVGVLLAKAKLTKDPSFLLIPDTLGSWLNYCYEYYKPIKDYITLISNHDLLDFKPNTIEISSLKKDLSNKLNVKEINTTIVRHCNLSYGISLVFKNNKKVVYSGDTMPCNSLIQLGMNCDLLIHEATLQDELSKEAIFKKHSTMSEAIQMGERMKSHFTLLTHFSQRHTKLPIIPENTNLDLSKVGIAYDYMHFNFSQLKFLPLLYPCLKTIFHNYMILTEERMIKKLQGKIKYQNE, from the exons atgatatttctaaaaaaaataacgaaagatgTTATAACCAAATATCTTTCACGTTTTTATAATACACAAGGacgtaacaagaaaaaaattaatacaattaatcgCGGCATGTCATCCATTAATTCTTCAGCGAATGTGCGCTTGCAG GTTTTAGGCGCTGGATCTGGGCCAGGATGCacttctttaattttaattacggatcataaaagatatttgtttaattgCGGAGAAGGGGTACAAAGATTATTTGCtgaatacaaaattaaattgagCAAAAtagaacatatatttattacatcagCGATCTGGAAAAACATGGGTGGATTGCCAGGAGTAGTATTAACAGTAGCACATTTGAATGAAGAAACTTTATgtcataattttttcaaagttaCTTCTCCTGTAGGAACTAAACGAATGTTACAAATTTTGAAGGAATCTAACATCGTGAAAAATTTAACGGTTATCGTTGATGAACTTACTAAGGATGATGCAATTAAagagtataatgataatttgatGACGGTTTCATGCGTTCTGATATATCCAAATGTGGACAATAAATATGAACATATATCTGAAACGATAACGGATAATGACACAGATGACACAGATACTTctcatattaataaaaaaagaaaaaataatgaaagtagaaGTGAGAAAAGAATCAGATCGTCAGAAAAAGATATTGTACCTGTGCTATCctatatttgtaaattaaacGACAAGCTAGGTTCTTTATGTATAGACAAATGTCTTGCAAAAGGCTTAAAACCTGGTCCTATATTAGGATTACTTAAAAATGGTAAAGATGTCACTTTAGATGATGGGACTGTTGTAAAACACGAGGAAGTATGTCTTCCAAAGCAAAAGGGCCCAGTATTTTTAG TTGTCGAGTGTCCAAGTGAAGAATATCTAGAATCATTTGTAAATCAAACTGCTTTTGAGAAGTATCAAGAACAAGCCTCTAATGATGATAAGCCATAttgtataatacattttacacCACAGAAGATAAttgataatacaaaatataaagaatggaTGAATAAGTTCGATTCAAATacttatcatttaataataaatgaaaacaacACTTGCTTGGGTAGCCAGGCAGTATTCAAACAACAATATATGTTGAATGCATTGCATCctaaaatatttccttctttgCAGTCGAAttgttttcaaaataaattaaatgtagaGTGCCAGAATGCAAATACA gaaaaagaaaatactccAGGAATATATTATGCTAAATCATTGCAAACTATTGAATTGAGACCTACGCAGAAATTCGATAGCAACAGTAAGATTTTAATTGATCAAGAAGCTTACATCAATGagttaaacgaaataaaagattttcctAAAATCCTGGCGGAACTTCATTCTAATATtgataaacaaacaaaaacagtGCTTGCTGTGGAAGAATATCCTAAATTTGTCATGTTAGGTACTGGATCTAGTATACCTAGTAAAGTTAGAAATACAAGTGCTATTCTTGTGAGAACAGATGAAGATACTAGTATATTATTAGATTGTAGCGAAGGAACATTGTCTCAAATGGGACGTGTTTATGGTACAactaaattaaatgatatccTGGCTTCGATTAAg GCTGTCTATATTTCTCATATGCATGCGGATCATCATTTAGGTTTGGTAGGGGTATTACTAGCAAAAGCCAAGCTCACAAAAGAtccctcttttttattaataccgGACACTCTTGGATCATGGCTAAATTATTGTTACGAATATTATAAACCCATTAAGGATTATATTACGTTAATATCAAATCATGATTTGTTGGACTTTAAACCTAATACAATAGAGATATCATCCCTTAAAAAGGACCTATCTAACAAATTGAATGTTAAGGAAATTAATACTACCATAGTAAGGCATTGCAATTTGTCTTATGGAATTAGTTTggtctttaaaaataataaaaaggttgTCTACAG TGGTGATACCATGCCTTGTAATAGCTTGATACAACTAGGAATGAATTGTGATTTACTTATTCATGAAGCAACTTTGCAGGATGAATTATCAAAAGaagcaatatttaaaaaacattCGACCATGTCCGAAGCTATCCAAATGGGCGAGAGAATGAAATcacattttactttattaacaCATTTTAGTCAAAGGCATACGAAATTACCCATCATTCCTGAAAATACCAATCTTGATCTAAGCAAAGTCGGTATAGCATATGATTATATGCACTTTAATTTTTCACAACTAAAATTTCTACCTCTTTTATATCCTTGCCTAAAGactatatttcataattatatgataCTAACGGAAGAacgtatgataaaaaaattacaaggtaaaataaaatatcaaaacgagtaa
- the LOC124430700 gene encoding protein singed isoform X1, whose product MQSNGSENMGPENGVEKSGWTVGLINGKYKYLTAETFGFKINANGSSLKKKQLWTLEGSDQQVFLRSHLDRYLAVDQFGNVTCETEDVNDPGCAFQIQMASDGSGRWALKNIQRGYFLGSSQDELKCTAKAPGEPEYWLVHLAARPQVNLRSAGRKRFAHLSAAQDEIHVDAPVPWGEDTLFTLEFRPAAMADHDDDHGDHVKSEGGHYALHTCNNKYLARDGKLLDSCTRDCLFAAEFHAGLLALRDINGAYLAPIGSKAVLKSRSTTVTRDELFSLEESLPQASFVAALNQRYVSVKQGVDVTANQDEISGHETFQLEFDRVTKRWYVRTMQDRYWSLEAGGGIQAADHKKSSNALFDLVWQEDGTVALRANNGKFVATKRSGHLYANAELTNGSDSDACKYYFYLINRPVLVLRCEQGFVGPKSTTSPKLECNKASYETIRVERCERDIVRFKGQNGKYWHADSEGVTVDSDVPSDGFYLEMREPSRLCIKSTDGRYLTAGKNGVLRLGETDYDSATKWEF is encoded by the exons ATGCAGAGCAACGGTTCAGAGAATATGGGACCCGAAAATGGCGTTGAAAAATCTGGATGGACG gtTGGATTGATTAATGGAAAATACAAGTACCTTACGGCTGAAACTTTTGGTTTCAAAATCAATGCCAATGGAtcaagtttgaaaaaaaaacaattgtgGACTCTCGAAGGAAGCGATCAACAAGTATTTCTTCGTTCTCATCTGGATCGGTATTTAGCCGTGGATCAGTTTGGAAATGTGACTTGCGAAACAGAAGATGTTAATGATCCTGGCTGTGCTTTTCAAATACAGATGGCCTCTGAtg GAAGCGGACGTTGGGCTCTAAAGAATATCCAGAGAGGTTATTTTCTAGGGTCTAGTCAAGATGAGTTGAAATGTACAGCTAAAGCTCCTGGTGAGCCAGAATACTGGCTTGTACACCTTGCTGCCAGACCACAg GTAAATCTTAGATCGGCTGGAAGAAAACGTTTTGCTCATTTAAGTGCAGCGCAAGATGAAATTCATGTCGATGCACCAGTACCATGGGGCGAAGATACTTTATTTACTTTGGAATTTCGTCCTGCAGCTATGGCAgatcatgatgatgatcatgGAGATCATGTCAAATCAGAAGGTGGACATTATGCCCTTCATActtgcaataataaatatcttgcACGAGATGGTAAATTGTTAGATAGTTGCACTAGAGATTGTCTCTTTGCGGCAGAATTTCATGCAGGGCTACTTGCTCTCAG AGATATCAATGGTGCATACTTGGCACCAATTGGAAGCAAGGCTGTATTAAAGTCTAGATCTACAACTGTAACGCGCGACGAACTCTTTTCTTTGGAAGAGTCTCTTCCACAGGCTTCCTTTGTTGCTGCTCTGAATCAGCGATATGTTTCTGTAAAGCAAG GGGTCGATGTAACTGCAAATCAAGATGAGATTTCTGGTCATGAAACATTCCAACTAGAATTTGATCGTGTCACAAAACGATGGTACGTACGTACCATGCAGGATCGTTATTGGAGTTTGGAAGCCGGTGGTGGCATTCAAGCTGCTGATCACAAAAAATCTTCAAATGCTCTTTTTGATCTTGTTTGGCAAGAGGATGGCACAGTAGCATTGCGTGCTAACAATGGCAAATTCGTAGCTACCAAACGTTCTGGCCATCTTTATGCAAATGCTGAACTTACAAATGGAAGTGATTCAGAtgcttgtaaatattatttctatttgataAATAGACCAGTTTTAGTACTTCGTTGTGAGCAAGGCTTTGTGGGTCCTAAAAGTACAACTAGCCCCAAGCTTGAGTGCAATAAAGCCAGTTATGAGACAATTCGGGTCGAACGATGTGAACGTGATATTGTTAGATTTAAAG gacaaaatggaaaatattggCATGCAGATAGTGAGGGAGTAACTGTGGATTCTGATGTACCATCCGATGGCTTTTACTTAGAAATGCGCGAACCATCTCGTCTTTGCATTAAATCTACTGATGGTCGATATCTTACCGCAGGTAAAAACGGTGTTTTACGTTTAGGAGAAACAGATTATGATTCTGCCACAAAATGGGAATTTTAA
- the LOC124430700 gene encoding protein singed isoform X2 translates to MQSAARYLSRLKTMQSNGSENMGPENGVEKSGWTVGLINGKYKYLTAETFGFKINANGSSLKKKQLWTLEGSDQQVFLRSHLDRYLAVDQFGNVTCETEDVNDPGCAFQIQMASDGSGRWALKNIQRGYFLGSSQDELKCTAKAPGEPEYWLVHLAARPQVNLRSAGRKRFAHLSAAQDEIHVDAPVPWGEDTLFTLEFRPAAMADHDDDHGDHVKSEGGHYALHTCNNKYLARDGKLLDSCTRDCLFAAEFHAGLLALRDINGAYLAPIGSKAVLKSRSTTVTRDELFSLEESLPQASFVAALNQRYVSVKQGVDVTANQDEISGHETFQLEFDRVTKRWYVRTMQDRYWSLEAGGGIQAADHKKSSNALFDLVWQEDGTVALRANNGKFVATKRSGHLYANAELTNGSDSDACKYYFYLINRPVLVLRCEQGFVGPKSTTSPKLECNKASYETIRVERCERDIVRFKGQNGKYWHADSEGVTVDSDVPSDGFYLEMREPSRLCIKSTDGRYLTAGKNGVLRLGETDYDSATKWEF, encoded by the exons ATGCAAAGTGCTGCACGTTACTTGTCAcg GCTAAAAACAATGCAGAGCAACGGTTCAGAGAATATGGGACCCGAAAATGGCGTTGAAAAATCTGGATGGACG gtTGGATTGATTAATGGAAAATACAAGTACCTTACGGCTGAAACTTTTGGTTTCAAAATCAATGCCAATGGAtcaagtttgaaaaaaaaacaattgtgGACTCTCGAAGGAAGCGATCAACAAGTATTTCTTCGTTCTCATCTGGATCGGTATTTAGCCGTGGATCAGTTTGGAAATGTGACTTGCGAAACAGAAGATGTTAATGATCCTGGCTGTGCTTTTCAAATACAGATGGCCTCTGAtg GAAGCGGACGTTGGGCTCTAAAGAATATCCAGAGAGGTTATTTTCTAGGGTCTAGTCAAGATGAGTTGAAATGTACAGCTAAAGCTCCTGGTGAGCCAGAATACTGGCTTGTACACCTTGCTGCCAGACCACAg GTAAATCTTAGATCGGCTGGAAGAAAACGTTTTGCTCATTTAAGTGCAGCGCAAGATGAAATTCATGTCGATGCACCAGTACCATGGGGCGAAGATACTTTATTTACTTTGGAATTTCGTCCTGCAGCTATGGCAgatcatgatgatgatcatgGAGATCATGTCAAATCAGAAGGTGGACATTATGCCCTTCATActtgcaataataaatatcttgcACGAGATGGTAAATTGTTAGATAGTTGCACTAGAGATTGTCTCTTTGCGGCAGAATTTCATGCAGGGCTACTTGCTCTCAG AGATATCAATGGTGCATACTTGGCACCAATTGGAAGCAAGGCTGTATTAAAGTCTAGATCTACAACTGTAACGCGCGACGAACTCTTTTCTTTGGAAGAGTCTCTTCCACAGGCTTCCTTTGTTGCTGCTCTGAATCAGCGATATGTTTCTGTAAAGCAAG GGGTCGATGTAACTGCAAATCAAGATGAGATTTCTGGTCATGAAACATTCCAACTAGAATTTGATCGTGTCACAAAACGATGGTACGTACGTACCATGCAGGATCGTTATTGGAGTTTGGAAGCCGGTGGTGGCATTCAAGCTGCTGATCACAAAAAATCTTCAAATGCTCTTTTTGATCTTGTTTGGCAAGAGGATGGCACAGTAGCATTGCGTGCTAACAATGGCAAATTCGTAGCTACCAAACGTTCTGGCCATCTTTATGCAAATGCTGAACTTACAAATGGAAGTGATTCAGAtgcttgtaaatattatttctatttgataAATAGACCAGTTTTAGTACTTCGTTGTGAGCAAGGCTTTGTGGGTCCTAAAAGTACAACTAGCCCCAAGCTTGAGTGCAATAAAGCCAGTTATGAGACAATTCGGGTCGAACGATGTGAACGTGATATTGTTAGATTTAAAG gacaaaatggaaaatattggCATGCAGATAGTGAGGGAGTAACTGTGGATTCTGATGTACCATCCGATGGCTTTTACTTAGAAATGCGCGAACCATCTCGTCTTTGCATTAAATCTACTGATGGTCGATATCTTACCGCAGGTAAAAACGGTGTTTTACGTTTAGGAGAAACAGATTATGATTCTGCCACAAAATGGGAATTTTAA
- the LOC124430705 gene encoding rho GDP-dissociation inhibitor 2 isoform X1, which produces MSDATTDHVDAVEDELEVESNYKPPPEKTIEQILEADKEDESLRKYKETLLGEAKAGGVIVDPNDPRKVIVKKLALCVADRPDMELDLSGDLSQLKKQTFVIKEGVSYRIRIDFIVQREIVHGLKYVQKTYRLGVPGVTVDKMTHMVGSYPPKTEIQSYTTPAEDAPAGVMARGSYSVSSLFTDDDKHEHLKWEWSFEIKKDWKE; this is translated from the exons GGATGAATTGGAAGTTGAGTCGAATTACAAACCTCCTCCGGAAAAAACGATTGAACAAATTTTAGAGGCAGATAAGGAAGACGAAAGtttgagaaaatataaagaaacgtTGTTAGGGGAGGCCAAAGCTGGTGGAGTAATTGTTG atCCCAACGATCCTAGAAAAGTAATAGTTAAGAAATTAGCACTTTGCGTAGCAGACCGTCCTGATATGGAATTGGATTTATCTGGTGACTTATCgcaattaaagaaacaaaCTTTTGTTATCAAAGAAGGTGTTAGTTACAGAATtagaattgattttattgtacaGCGTGAAATTGTACATGGATTGAAGTATGTGCAGAAAACTTATCGCCTAGGTGTACCAG GAGTTACAG tgGATAAAATGACACACATGGTTGGATCATATCCTCCAAAAACTGAAATACAATCCTATACCACTCCTGCCGAAGATGCACCTGCAGGAGTTATGGCACGAGGTTCGTACAGTGTTAGTTCTTTATTCACTGACGATGATAAACACGAACATCTGAAATGGGAATGGTCTTTTGAAATTAAGAAAGATTGGAAGGAATAA
- the LOC124430705 gene encoding rho GDP-dissociation inhibitor 2 isoform X2 has translation MSDATTDHVDAVEDELEVESNYKPPPEKTIEQILEADKEDESLRKYKETLLGEAKAGGVIVDPNDPRKVIVKKLALCVADRPDMELDLSGDLSQLKKQTFVIKEGVSYRIRIDFIVQREIVHGLKYVQKTYRLGVPVDKMTHMVGSYPPKTEIQSYTTPAEDAPAGVMARGSYSVSSLFTDDDKHEHLKWEWSFEIKKDWKE, from the exons GGATGAATTGGAAGTTGAGTCGAATTACAAACCTCCTCCGGAAAAAACGATTGAACAAATTTTAGAGGCAGATAAGGAAGACGAAAGtttgagaaaatataaagaaacgtTGTTAGGGGAGGCCAAAGCTGGTGGAGTAATTGTTG atCCCAACGATCCTAGAAAAGTAATAGTTAAGAAATTAGCACTTTGCGTAGCAGACCGTCCTGATATGGAATTGGATTTATCTGGTGACTTATCgcaattaaagaaacaaaCTTTTGTTATCAAAGAAGGTGTTAGTTACAGAATtagaattgattttattgtacaGCGTGAAATTGTACATGGATTGAAGTATGTGCAGAAAACTTATCGCCTAGGTGTACCAG tgGATAAAATGACACACATGGTTGGATCATATCCTCCAAAAACTGAAATACAATCCTATACCACTCCTGCCGAAGATGCACCTGCAGGAGTTATGGCACGAGGTTCGTACAGTGTTAGTTCTTTATTCACTGACGATGATAAACACGAACATCTGAAATGGGAATGGTCTTTTGAAATTAAGAAAGATTGGAAGGAATAA